A single region of the Pseudomonas sp. GGS8 genome encodes:
- a CDS encoding MurR/RpiR family transcriptional regulator, producing the protein MDILYQIRVRQESFSAGEGRIARLMLDDVGFAASASLDELAQRAEVSTATLSRFARTVGCRDLRDLRLQLAQASGVGSRFLDPAGTPEQSAFYGQIVGDIESTLRQHLAAFDESRFADAVKLLGKARMIHAFGMGGCSTLCSDELQVRLVRLGYPIAVCHDPVMMRVTAASLGAEHAIIACSLTGITPELLEAVELARSYGARILAITRANSPLAQLADVLLPLQSAETSFIYKPTAARYGMLLAIDVLATELALASPEDNQERLRRIKLALDDYRGGDDHLPLGD; encoded by the coding sequence ATGGACATCCTCTATCAGATCCGCGTTCGTCAGGAATCCTTCAGCGCCGGTGAAGGACGTATCGCTCGGCTGATGCTCGACGACGTAGGATTTGCCGCGTCCGCCAGTCTCGATGAGCTGGCGCAGCGAGCAGAAGTCAGCACCGCCACGCTGTCGCGATTCGCCCGTACAGTCGGTTGCCGCGACCTGCGGGATTTGCGCCTGCAACTGGCCCAGGCCAGTGGCGTCGGTAGCCGTTTTCTGGACCCGGCGGGCACGCCCGAACAGTCGGCGTTCTATGGGCAGATCGTCGGCGATATCGAGTCAACCTTACGTCAGCATCTGGCGGCGTTCGATGAATCGCGCTTCGCCGATGCGGTGAAACTGTTGGGCAAGGCACGGATGATTCACGCCTTCGGCATGGGCGGCTGCTCGACCCTGTGCAGCGATGAACTGCAAGTGCGCCTGGTGCGCCTCGGCTACCCGATTGCGGTGTGCCACGACCCGGTGATGATGCGCGTCACCGCCGCCAGCCTTGGCGCCGAACACGCGATCATCGCCTGCTCGCTGACCGGCATCACGCCCGAACTGCTCGAAGCGGTGGAGTTGGCGCGCAGCTACGGCGCACGAATTCTCGCCATCACCCGCGCCAACTCGCCGCTGGCGCAATTGGCCGATGTGCTGTTACCGCTGCAAAGCGCCGAGACGTCCTTCATCTACAAACCCACGGCGGCGCGCTACGGCATGTTGTTGGCCATCGACGTGCTCGCCACCGAGTTGGCGCTGGCCAGTCCTGAAGACAATCAAGAACGTCTGCGGCGGATCAAACTGGCCCTGGACGATTACCGCGGCGGCGACGATCACTTGCCGCTGGGAGACTGA
- a CDS encoding gluconate:H+ symporter, whose amino-acid sequence MTLSFGYWLLVYAAIAIIALIVLIARYRINPFIVITLVSIGLALLAGMPPSGVVGAYEAGVGKTLGHIALVVALGTMLGKMMAESGGAEQVARTLIDRFGERNAHWAMVCIAFLVGLPLFFEVGFVLLVPIAFTVARRVGVSILMVGLPMVAGLSVVHALVPPHPAAMLAVQVYQASVGQTLLYAILIGIPTAIIAGPLYAKFIVPRIQLPADNPLERQFLEREPRDSLPGFGVTMATILLPVVLMLIGGWANLISTPGSGFNQFLLFIGNSVIALLLATLLSFWTLGLAQGFNRESILKFTNECLAPTASITLLVGAGGGLNRILVDAGVTDQIVSLANEFQLSPLLMGWLFAALMRIATGSATVAMTTASGIVAPVAMGLGYPHPELLVLATGAGSVIFSHVNDGGFWLIKEYFNMTVIQTFKTWTVLETLISLVAFGLTVGLSYLL is encoded by the coding sequence ATGACGCTTTCCTTCGGCTATTGGCTGTTGGTTTATGCCGCCATCGCCATCATTGCGCTGATCGTTCTGATCGCCCGTTACCGGATCAATCCCTTCATCGTGATCACCCTGGTGTCCATCGGCCTGGCGCTGTTGGCGGGGATGCCGCCTTCGGGGGTGGTGGGGGCGTACGAGGCCGGGGTTGGCAAGACGCTGGGGCACATTGCGCTGGTGGTGGCGCTGGGCACGATGCTCGGCAAGATGATGGCCGAATCCGGTGGCGCCGAGCAGGTGGCACGCACGTTGATCGACCGTTTCGGTGAGAGAAATGCCCACTGGGCGATGGTCTGTATCGCCTTTCTTGTAGGGCTGCCGCTGTTCTTCGAGGTCGGTTTTGTCTTGCTGGTGCCCATCGCATTCACCGTGGCGCGGCGGGTGGGCGTATCGATTCTGATGGTCGGTTTGCCAATGGTTGCGGGGCTCTCGGTGGTCCACGCGCTGGTACCACCACACCCGGCGGCGATGCTGGCGGTGCAGGTCTATCAGGCATCGGTGGGGCAGACGTTGCTCTATGCGATTCTGATCGGTATTCCGACCGCGATCATCGCCGGTCCGCTGTACGCCAAATTCATCGTGCCGCGCATTCAACTGCCGGCGGATAACCCTTTGGAGCGCCAGTTCCTCGAGCGTGAGCCGCGCGACAGCCTGCCGGGTTTCGGTGTCACCATGGCGACCATTCTGTTGCCGGTGGTGCTGATGTTGATCGGCGGCTGGGCCAACCTGATCTCCACACCGGGCAGCGGTTTCAATCAGTTCCTGCTGTTCATCGGCAACTCGGTGATTGCCTTGCTGCTGGCGACCTTGCTGAGTTTCTGGACCCTCGGCCTGGCCCAGGGCTTCAACCGCGAATCGATCCTCAAGTTCACCAATGAATGCCTGGCGCCGACCGCCAGCATCACCTTGCTGGTCGGCGCCGGCGGTGGCTTGAACCGGATTCTGGTGGACGCTGGCGTGACCGATCAGATCGTCAGCCTGGCCAATGAATTCCAGTTGTCACCGCTGTTGATGGGCTGGCTGTTCGCCGCGTTGATGCGCATCGCCACCGGTTCCGCCACCGTGGCCATGACCACCGCTTCAGGGATTGTCGCGCCGGTGGCCATGGGGCTGGGGTATCCGCATCCGGAGTTGTTGGTGCTGGCGACGGGGGCGGGGTCGGTTATCTTTTCCCACGTCAACGACGGCGGCTTCTGGTTGATCAAGGAATACTTCAACATGACCGTCATCCAGACCTTCAAGACCTGGACAGTGCTTGAAACGCTGATCTCGCTGGTCGCCTTCGGCCTGACCGTAGGCCTTTCTTACCTGCTTTAG
- a CDS encoding SulP family inorganic anion transporter, with amino-acid sequence MKPKRLRADVLAGLTTSFALLPECIAFALVAHLNPLMGLYGAFIICTLTALFGGRPGMVSGAAGSMAVVIIALVVQHGVQYLLATVLLGGLIMLAFGLLKLGKLVRMVPHPVMLGFVNGLAIVIALAQLEHFKSGEAWLSGAPLYMMIGLVALTMAIVYLMPRLTRAVPPALVAILGVGLAVYLLGLPTRTLGDMAHIAGGLPGFALPDIPWSLETLRIIAPYAILMALVGLLETLLTLNLTDEITESRGYPDRECVALGAANVVSGMFGGMGGCAMIGQTVINLSSGGRGRLSGAVAGGMILLFVLFLSPLIERIPLAALVGVMFVVSQQTFAWASLRVLNKVPLNDVLVIIAVTVITVFTDLAIAVLCGIIIAALNFAWQQARELYADSHVEADGSKLYLLHGTLFFASTTPFLNQFDPANDPSVVTVDCRHLSFIDYSAIAALKTLRERYTKAGKQLRVLHLSERCKKLLKRAREHHD; translated from the coding sequence ATGAAACCCAAACGTCTGCGCGCCGATGTCCTGGCCGGACTCACCACCTCTTTCGCCCTGCTCCCCGAATGTATCGCTTTCGCGCTGGTGGCCCACCTCAATCCATTGATGGGGCTTTACGGCGCTTTCATCATCTGCACCCTGACTGCGCTCTTCGGTGGGCGGCCGGGGATGGTGTCCGGTGCCGCTGGCTCGATGGCCGTGGTGATCATTGCGTTGGTGGTGCAACACGGTGTCCAGTATTTGCTGGCGACGGTGCTGCTGGGCGGGCTGATCATGCTGGCGTTCGGTCTGCTGAAGCTGGGCAAGTTGGTGCGCATGGTGCCGCACCCGGTGATGCTTGGCTTCGTCAACGGCCTGGCGATCGTCATTGCCCTGGCCCAGTTGGAGCACTTCAAGAGCGGTGAAGCCTGGTTGAGTGGTGCGCCGTTGTACATGATGATCGGGCTGGTGGCGCTGACGATGGCCATCGTTTACCTGATGCCGCGCCTGACGCGGGCCGTGCCGCCGGCACTGGTGGCGATTCTGGGTGTCGGGCTGGCGGTTTACCTGCTCGGCCTGCCGACCCGCACCCTGGGCGACATGGCGCACATTGCCGGTGGCTTGCCGGGATTTGCTTTGCCAGACATCCCTTGGAGCCTGGAAACCCTGCGCATCATCGCCCCTTACGCGATATTGATGGCATTGGTCGGTCTGCTGGAAACTCTGCTGACTTTGAACCTGACCGATGAGATCACCGAGAGCCGCGGTTACCCGGATCGCGAGTGCGTAGCATTGGGCGCTGCCAATGTGGTCTCCGGTATGTTCGGCGGTATGGGCGGCTGCGCCATGATCGGGCAAACCGTGATCAACCTCAGCTCCGGTGGTCGCGGTCGGCTGTCCGGTGCGGTAGCCGGGGGGATGATCCTGCTGTTTGTGCTGTTCCTTTCGCCGCTGATCGAGCGCATCCCGCTGGCCGCACTGGTCGGGGTGATGTTCGTGGTGTCGCAGCAGACGTTCGCCTGGGCTTCGCTGCGGGTGCTGAACAAGGTGCCGCTGAACGATGTCTTGGTGATCATCGCGGTCACGGTGATTACGGTGTTCACCGATCTGGCCATCGCCGTGTTGTGCGGGATTATCATTGCGGCGCTCAACTTTGCCTGGCAACAGGCTCGCGAACTGTATGCCGACAGTCACGTTGAAGCCGACGGCAGCAAGCTCTACCTCCTGCATGGCACGTTATTCTTCGCCTCGACGACGCCTTTTCTCAACCAGTTCGATCCCGCCAATGACCCGTCCGTGGTCACCGTCGACTGTCGCCACTTGAGCTTTATCGACTATTCGGCCATCGCCGCACTGAAGACATTGCGCGAGCGCTACACCAAGGCTGGCAAGCAGCTACGCGTGCTGCACTTGTCCGAACGCTGCAAGAAACTACTCAAACGCGCGCGCGAGCATCACGATTGA
- a CDS encoding LysR family transcriptional regulator codes for MKARSDELQIFVCVIECGSISAAAEQVGQTPSAVSRTLSRLEAKLDTTLINRTTRRMDLTEEGKYFFEHAKLILDQMDELEERLSSRQQTPSGRLRINAASPFMLHAIVPYIDEFRRLYPDIQLELNSNDLIIDLLEQSTDIAIRIGTLADSTLHARSLGCSPLHIVASPAYLEQHGVPSAVADLSEHTLLGFTHNEGLNQWPLRYVHGDRWPIQASISASSGETVRHLALAGQGIACLSHFMTIDDIRAGRLQVLLAGFNSGYRQPINAVYYRNSQLALRIQCFLDFIQGKLAAYAIADFRG; via the coding sequence GTGAAAGCCAGATCCGACGAGTTACAGATTTTCGTCTGCGTGATTGAGTGCGGGTCGATTTCGGCTGCGGCCGAACAGGTCGGGCAAACGCCGTCGGCGGTCAGCCGCACGCTGTCGCGGCTGGAGGCGAAACTCGACACCACACTGATCAACCGCACCACCCGGCGCATGGACCTGACTGAGGAGGGCAAGTACTTCTTCGAGCACGCCAAACTGATTCTCGATCAGATGGACGAGCTCGAAGAACGCCTGTCCTCACGCCAGCAAACCCCGTCCGGGCGTCTGCGAATCAACGCCGCCTCGCCGTTCATGTTGCACGCCATCGTGCCGTACATCGATGAATTCCGCCGCCTCTACCCAGACATCCAGCTCGAACTCAACAGCAATGACCTGATCATCGATTTGCTTGAACAAAGCACCGATATCGCCATTCGCATCGGCACGCTGGCTGACTCGACCTTGCATGCCCGCTCCTTGGGTTGCAGCCCGCTGCACATCGTCGCCAGCCCGGCGTATCTGGAACAACACGGCGTACCGAGCGCTGTCGCGGATTTGAGCGAGCACACGCTGCTGGGTTTTACCCATAACGAAGGCCTCAACCAATGGCCACTGCGCTATGTCCACGGTGACCGCTGGCCGATTCAGGCGTCGATCAGCGCGTCGAGTGGCGAGACGGTCAGGCACCTGGCGCTGGCCGGTCAGGGCATTGCCTGCCTGTCGCACTTCATGACCATCGACGACATCCGCGCCGGTCGCTTGCAGGTGCTGCTGGCGGGGTTCAACAGCGGATATCGCCAACCCATCAACGCGGTGTACTACCGCAACTCGCAACTGGCCCTGCGGATCCAGTGCTTTCTGGACTTCATCCAGGGCAAGTTGGCGGCTTATGCGATTGCCGATTTCAGGGGCTGA
- a CDS encoding NAD(P)H-dependent oxidoreductase — protein MKKVLLLNGGKKFAHSDGRYNTTLHEAALSVLDRGGVDVKTTFIDEGYDVAEEVAKYLWADVIIYQMPGWWMGAPWTVKKYVDEVFTEGHGSLYASDGRTRSDASQKYGSGGLLHGKKYMLSVTWNAPQQAFDDSTDFFEAKGVDAVYLPFHKANTFLGMTGLPTFLCVDVMKRPNIEADVARYERHLTEVFGLKA, from the coding sequence ATGAAAAAAGTTCTGTTGCTCAATGGCGGCAAAAAATTTGCGCACTCCGATGGTCGCTACAACACGACGCTGCACGAAGCAGCGTTGAGCGTGCTGGATCGCGGTGGTGTGGATGTGAAAACCACGTTCATCGACGAGGGCTATGACGTCGCCGAAGAAGTCGCCAAATACCTCTGGGCCGATGTGATCATTTATCAGATGCCGGGCTGGTGGATGGGCGCGCCCTGGACGGTCAAGAAGTACGTCGATGAAGTCTTCACTGAAGGCCACGGCAGCCTCTACGCCAGCGACGGCCGCACGCGTTCCGACGCGTCGCAGAAGTACGGCAGCGGCGGCTTGTTGCACGGTAAAAAATACATGCTGTCGGTGACTTGGAACGCCCCGCAGCAAGCCTTCGACGACTCGACCGACTTCTTCGAAGCCAAGGGCGTGGACGCGGTGTACCTGCCGTTCCACAAGGCCAACACCTTCCTCGGCATGACCGGTTTGCCGACCTTTTTGTGTGTCGATGTGATGAAACGTCCGAACATCGAAGCTGATGTGGCGCGTTATGAGCGGCACTTGACCGAGGTGTTTGGCCTTAAGGCATAA
- a CDS encoding putative quinol monooxygenase, with amino-acid sequence MSELQGFILHAKTRPEKAEAFEAFFRAYVEPSRAEPGCIEYHMLRDKQDPTLFIFYEIWQSQAHLDVHSNLPHMKQFLDMRMEYLERDFDIRPIEMLSTSSASR; translated from the coding sequence ATGAGCGAACTGCAAGGCTTCATCCTGCACGCCAAGACCCGCCCGGAAAAAGCCGAGGCCTTCGAAGCGTTCTTCCGTGCCTACGTCGAACCGAGTCGCGCCGAACCCGGTTGCATCGAGTACCACATGCTGCGAGACAAACAGGACCCGACGCTGTTTATCTTCTACGAGATCTGGCAATCCCAGGCCCATCTGGACGTGCACTCGAACCTGCCGCACATGAAGCAGTTTCTCGACATGCGCATGGAGTATCTGGAGCGGGATTTCGATATCCGCCCGATCGAAATGCTCAGCACATCGTCCGCTAGCCGCTGA
- a CDS encoding sulfite exporter TauE/SafE family protein, with product MNTLAAFYQHLGLALSLLVVATFLLAGVIKGVIGLGLPTIAMGLLGLAMAPSQAAALLIIPATLTNVWQLTFGGHLRGLLHRLWPMLLAIFIGTGAGTVWVGMAGGHWVVRGLGVALLIYALSGLFLPTLRVGGRTERWLGPLCGGLTGVITSATGVFVIPAVPYLQALGLNKDELVQALGLSFTVSTLALAAGLLWRGALGGGELSASLLALIPAVLGMLLGQWLRQRISAVSFKRVFFIGLGVLGGHLLISG from the coding sequence ATGAATACTCTTGCCGCGTTCTATCAACATCTGGGCTTGGCCTTGTCTTTATTGGTTGTCGCCACTTTCCTGCTGGCCGGGGTGATCAAAGGCGTGATCGGCCTCGGTCTGCCGACCATTGCCATGGGCTTGCTCGGTCTGGCTATGGCACCGTCGCAGGCTGCGGCATTGTTGATCATTCCCGCGACGTTGACCAACGTCTGGCAACTGACCTTCGGCGGTCATTTGCGCGGGTTGTTGCACCGGTTGTGGCCGATGCTGCTGGCGATTTTCATCGGCACAGGCGCCGGCACAGTGTGGGTTGGCATGGCCGGTGGGCATTGGGTGGTGCGGGGGCTGGGGGTGGCGTTGTTGATTTACGCCTTGAGCGGGTTGTTCCTGCCGACCTTGCGCGTCGGCGGTCGCACCGAACGTTGGCTCGGTCCGCTCTGCGGGGGGCTGACGGGCGTGATCACCTCGGCCACCGGTGTCTTCGTGATTCCGGCGGTGCCTTATCTGCAAGCGCTGGGTTTGAACAAAGATGAACTGGTGCAGGCGCTGGGCCTGTCGTTCACCGTCTCGACCCTCGCGTTGGCTGCGGGCCTGTTATGGCGCGGCGCCCTCGGCGGTGGCGAGTTGAGCGCGTCGCTGCTGGCGCTGATCCCGGCGGTGCTTGGCATGTTGCTGGGGCAATGGCTGCGCCAGCGGATCAGCGCCGTGTCGTTCAAGCGCGTGTTCTTCATTGGCCTCGGCGTGCTCGGCGGCCATTTGCTGATCAGCGGCTAG
- a CDS encoding LysR substrate-binding domain-containing protein: MHFDLTDLRLYLNILDTGNITAGAARSHLSLAAASARIRAMEASLGIEFLERGRRGVSPTPAGKALAQHARVLLQQAERMRQDLIEYAKGVKGQVRLLCNTTAITEYLPELLADFLRDHPNLDIDLQELPSTRITHALRQGAADLGIVSDAVDTDGLQTRYFRDDPLVLILPRDHPLADTGPLSFSTTLQHDYVGLNANSALAVYLEEQALHSGLRMQVRIRADGFEGVMRMVARGAGLAIVPLAAVERWSAETPFKSVALEEPWARRKLLLCARDFAVLPGYAQALLSALTLP, from the coding sequence ATGCACTTCGACCTCACCGACCTGCGCCTCTACCTGAACATCCTCGACACCGGCAACATCACCGCCGGTGCCGCCCGCAGCCATTTGTCCCTGGCGGCGGCGAGTGCACGAATCCGCGCGATGGAAGCTTCACTGGGCATCGAGTTTCTTGAGCGAGGTCGTCGCGGCGTCAGCCCGACTCCAGCCGGCAAGGCCCTGGCGCAGCACGCCAGAGTCCTTCTGCAACAGGCCGAGCGCATGCGGCAGGATCTGATCGAATACGCCAAAGGCGTCAAAGGCCAAGTGCGGTTGTTGTGCAATACCACAGCAATCACCGAGTACCTGCCGGAGTTGCTGGCAGACTTTCTGCGTGACCATCCAAACCTCGACATCGACCTGCAAGAGCTGCCCAGCACACGCATCACCCACGCTTTACGTCAGGGCGCGGCAGACCTTGGGATCGTGTCCGACGCCGTGGATACCGATGGCCTTCAAACCCGCTATTTCCGTGACGATCCGCTGGTGCTGATTCTGCCGCGTGATCACCCCTTGGCCGACACCGGACCGCTAAGTTTCAGCACCACTTTGCAGCACGATTACGTCGGCCTGAACGCCAACAGCGCCTTGGCCGTTTACCTGGAAGAACAGGCCCTGCACAGCGGCTTGCGGATGCAGGTCCGCATCCGCGCCGATGGTTTCGAGGGCGTGATGCGCATGGTCGCCCGAGGTGCCGGGCTGGCGATCGTGCCCTTGGCGGCGGTCGAACGCTGGTCGGCTGAAACGCCATTCAAAAGCGTCGCACTGGAAGAGCCGTGGGCCCGACGCAAACTGTTGTTGTGCGCCCGGGACTTCGCCGTTCTGCCCGGTTATGCCCAGGCCTTGCTGAGCGCCTTGACTCTCCCCTGA
- a CDS encoding NAD(P)H-dependent oxidoreductase — MSKRILVILGHPSSNSFCGALAERYAQSALRAGHEVRQLWLGNMSFDPVLREGYQQVQPLEADLRRAQADILWAEHLTLVYPIWWGGVPALLKGFFDRVFLPGFAFKYREGKAFPDKLLRGRSAHLLVTMDTPPWYYRWIYRMPGLHQIRKTTLAFCGIEPRRTLTFGPILGASDSQREAWLRQAQAIASH; from the coding sequence GTGAGCAAACGAATTCTGGTGATTCTCGGTCATCCGTCGAGTAACAGTTTCTGCGGCGCACTGGCCGAACGCTACGCACAATCGGCGTTGCGTGCCGGGCATGAGGTGCGCCAGCTATGGCTGGGCAATATGAGCTTCGACCCGGTACTGCGTGAAGGTTATCAACAGGTGCAGCCGCTGGAAGCTGACCTGCGCCGCGCTCAGGCGGACATTCTGTGGGCCGAACACCTGACCCTGGTCTACCCGATCTGGTGGGGAGGCGTACCGGCGTTGCTCAAGGGCTTTTTCGATCGGGTGTTCCTGCCGGGTTTCGCCTTCAAGTACCGCGAAGGCAAAGCCTTCCCAGACAAACTCCTGCGCGGTCGCAGCGCGCATCTGCTGGTGACCATGGACACGCCACCCTGGTATTACCGCTGGATCTACCGCATGCCCGGGCTGCACCAGATACGTAAAACCACCCTCGCCTTCTGCGGCATCGAACCCCGGCGCACTCTCACGTTCGGCCCGATTCTCGGCGCAAGCGACAGTCAGCGTGAGGCTTGGTTACGGCAAGCCCAGGCTATCGCCAGCCACTGA
- a CDS encoding MerR family transcriptional regulator translates to MYIGQAAQRSGTTIKSIRHYESIGLLPAAQRQGRYRVYDQQSVDLLILIKCAQQLGFRLKELQAIFTGHQGRAMPWSLAQQAIDAKKCEISEKIAALRHQHEQLVEFESTFLQARIDCPLESL, encoded by the coding sequence ATGTACATCGGCCAAGCCGCACAACGCTCCGGGACGACGATCAAGAGCATCCGCCATTACGAGTCGATCGGCTTGCTGCCGGCCGCTCAACGGCAAGGCAGATACCGTGTCTATGACCAACAAAGCGTCGACCTGCTGATCCTCATCAAGTGCGCTCAACAATTGGGTTTCAGGCTCAAGGAACTCCAGGCGATCTTTACCGGGCATCAAGGCCGGGCGATGCCCTGGTCATTGGCGCAGCAGGCCATCGATGCCAAGAAGTGCGAAATCAGCGAGAAGATTGCCGCACTCAGGCATCAACACGAGCAATTGGTCGAGTTCGAGAGCACCTTCCTGCAGGCCCGAATCGATTGCCCACTGGAAAGTCTTTGA
- a CDS encoding cupin domain-containing protein: MTAPITVLRDTHPLPVLDACKWEKLEGDPHTVNLNAYTSEDGSKIMGTWICTPGKWYVEYVKWEYCHFQEGYCIITPEGMAPIHLRAGDIFVIEPGMKGTWEVVETVRKYFVFA, from the coding sequence ATGACCGCACCGATTACCGTTCTTCGCGACACTCACCCGTTGCCCGTGCTCGACGCCTGCAAATGGGAAAAGCTCGAAGGCGATCCGCACACCGTCAACCTCAACGCGTACACCAGCGAAGATGGCAGCAAGATCATGGGCACCTGGATCTGCACGCCGGGCAAGTGGTATGTGGAATACGTGAAGTGGGAGTACTGCCACTTCCAGGAAGGTTACTGCATCATCACCCCGGAAGGCATGGCACCGATCCACCTGCGCGCCGGTGACATCTTCGTCATCGAGCCGGGGATGAAAGGCACGTGGGAAGTGGTTGAAACCGTACGCAAGTATTTCGTGTTTGCCTGA
- the mmsB gene encoding 3-hydroxyisobutyrate dehydrogenase, producing MKIAFIGLGNMGAPMARNLIKAGHSLNLFDLNQTVLAELAQLGGTISTSPKEASKDAQLVITMLPAAAHVRSVWLGEDGVLAGIAKGVPAVDCSTIDPQTARDVAAAAAKQDVAMADAPVSGGTGGAAAGTLTFMVGATPELFATLQPVLAQMGRNIVHCGEVGTGQIAKICNNLLLGISMVGVSEAMALGSALGIDTTVLAGVINSSTGRCWSSEMYNPWPGIVETAPASRGYTGGFGAELMLKDLGLATEAARQAHQPVVLGAVAQQLYQAMSQRGDGGKDFSAIINSYRKPQ from the coding sequence ATGAAAATCGCTTTTATCGGTCTCGGCAACATGGGCGCGCCGATGGCGCGAAACCTGATCAAGGCCGGCCACTCGCTGAATCTGTTTGACCTCAATCAAACCGTGCTGGCCGAACTGGCTCAACTCGGCGGCACCATTAGCACTTCACCAAAGGAAGCGTCGAAAGACGCGCAACTGGTGATCACCATGTTGCCGGCAGCGGCCCATGTGCGCAGTGTCTGGCTGGGTGAAGACGGCGTGCTGGCGGGAATCGCCAAAGGCGTGCCAGCGGTGGATTGCAGCACCATCGATCCGCAGACGGCGCGTGATGTTGCCGCGGCGGCCGCCAAACAAGACGTGGCCATGGCCGATGCCCCGGTTTCCGGTGGCACTGGCGGTGCAGCGGCCGGGACGCTGACCTTCATGGTCGGCGCCACGCCTGAACTGTTCGCCACTCTGCAACCGGTGCTGGCGCAGATGGGCCGCAACATCGTCCATTGCGGCGAAGTCGGCACCGGGCAAATCGCCAAGATCTGCAACAACTTGCTGCTGGGGATTTCCATGGTCGGTGTCAGCGAAGCCATGGCGCTGGGCAGCGCACTGGGTATCGACACAACCGTGCTGGCGGGCGTCATCAACAGTTCCACCGGGCGCTGCTGGAGTTCGGAGATGTACAACCCGTGGCCGGGCATCGTCGAAACGGCGCCAGCTTCGCGCGGTTATACCGGCGGTTTCGGTGCTGAATTGATGCTCAAGGATCTGGGGCTGGCCACTGAGGCGGCACGTCAGGCGCACCAACCGGTCGTGCTCGGCGCGGTGGCCCAGCAGTTGTATCAGGCGATGAGCCAGCGTGGGGACGGCGGCAAGGACTTCTCGGCGATCATCAACAGCTATCGCAAACCCCAATAA